From a region of the Lactuca sativa cultivar Salinas chromosome 4, Lsat_Salinas_v11, whole genome shotgun sequence genome:
- the LOC111882458 gene encoding uncharacterized protein LOC111882458 — protein sequence MGRFPAKSDYEDMRNARISENQARLASLGLQKTISELRLITTPAKSPKRKWQKVDYSSVPLRRSNRLKQVNPNSSDASISVGRSLRFLADPDTELSDGDVSEEDEKRPANAPLVDWRLCRSAEVSSERRCMSKGRGSVYDPVFGICCHFCRQKKLCGEEDCKRCNDLDVDQPCLGKTDCSVCHSTNGVLCRACLKIRYGEEMEEVRNNKQWKCPHCIEEEGSKPYWICNSSFCLKKRKMVPTGIAIYRAREMGYESVAHLLMDELQRKDKR from the exons ATGGGAAGGTTTCCAGCAAAAAGCGACTATGAAGACATGCGAAATGCCCGCATCTCTGAAAATCAG GCTCGACTAGCTTCCTTAGGACTACAAAAGACAATATCCGAGCTTCGATTAATAACAACTCCTGCAAAATCACCAAAGAGAAAATGGCAAAAGGTTGATTACAGTAGCGTTCCTTTGCGCCGCTCCAACCGGTTGAAACAAgtaaaccctaattcctcggatGCCTCGATTTCTGTTGGCCGATCTCTCAGATTTCTTGCAGATCCAGACACCGAGCTCTCAGATG GTGATGTTTCTGAAGAGGATGAGAAGAGGCCAGCCAATGCTCCTTTAGTTGATTGGAGATTGTGTCGTTCTGCAGAGGTATCATCAGAAAGACGATGCATGAGCAAGGGTAGGGGAAGCGTTTACGACCCTGTTTTTGGGATTTGCTGCCATTTCTGCAG GCAAAAGAAACTGTGTGGTGAAGAAGACTGTAAGAGGTGCAATGACCTTGATGTTGATCAACCATGTCTAG GTAAGACAGATTGCTCAGTGTGTCATTCTACCAATGGTGTTCTTTGTCGAGCTTGCCTCAAGATCAGATATGGTGAAG AAATGGAAGAAGTGAGAAATAACAAGCAATGGAAATGCCCTCACTgcatagaagaagaaggaagcaaaccATATTGGATATGTAATAG CTCTTTCTGCCTAAAGAAGAGAAAAATGGTGCCAACTGGGATTGCCATATACAgag CTCGGGAGATGGGTTATGAATCGGTGGCACATCTTTTGATGGATGAGCTTCAACGaaaagataaaagatga